The DNA sequence TCCATGAGCTGGCCGAGCGCGTTATGGTGCTTCTCCATGAGCGTGGATACCGTTTCGTCCAGAGCCAGGGCCATCTCAAGATGACCCAGAATGTCGCCCGAGTCCATGCCCTCATCGATAAGGAACAGGGTCGCCCCGGTCCTCTTCAGACGCTGCAAAATGGTCCAGGCGATCACTCCTCGGCCACGGAACTGAGGCAACAACGCGGGGTGGTAGCCTATGAAGGCCTTGCACGGAATCGACAGGAACTCGCTTCGAAGGATCTGCGACCATCCGATGACGAAGATGTAGTCTGGAGAAAAACGCCTGATGGAGGCCATGGCGTCCTGGTCGTTGATGTTACTGGTCTCGAGCAGCTCCTTGACTCCGAGGCCGCAAAGGGGTCTCAAGTCCACGAAATCCGAATGCCTGGAAGCAGCGCTCAGCGGAAGGGTGGCGAGCTGTACCTCCCATCCCGCCGCGCAGAGTTTCTCCAGTGTCAGCTTAGTGCTACCGACCGCTCCTACCAAGGTCGCTTTCATGTCGCTTCGCCTCTTCAAGTCTCTTCTCGTTCACTCGCTCCCCGCGGACAACCGTCGCCATCGTCTCCAGCAGTATTCGCAGATCCAGTCCCAGCGACCAGTTGTCCACATACCAGACATCCAGCCTTATACGATCCCCCCATGACAAGGAGGTGTTGCCGTTGATCTGCGCCCAGCCAGTCATGCCTGGACGGACATTGAGCCGGCGGCGCTGAAACTCGGTATACTCCTCGGCCTGCTCAGGGACAGTAGGCCTCGGGCCCACTAGGCTCATGTCGCCCTTC is a window from the Pseudomonadota bacterium genome containing:
- a CDS encoding methionyl-tRNA formyltransferase is translated as MKATLVGAVGSTKLTLEKLCAAGWEVQLATLPLSAASRHSDFVDLRPLCGLGVKELLETSNINDQDAMASIRRFSPDYIFVIGWSQILRSEFLSIPCKAFIGYHPALLPQFRGRGVIAWTILQRLKRTGATLFLIDEGMDSGDILGHLEMALALDETVSTLMEKHHNALGQLMDEVLPRLTEGSLVATAQDHSKATYCARRTADDGLIDWKMTAEEVWTLIRAVSRPYPGAFTDYRKKKLTIWSADLVGDAPYVGLPGQVQAILDDGVLVQCGDGNHVLIKTVQQGDDTERTATEVLKMHDRLGRGIEDAFIKGMRENGR